From Actinosynnema mirum DSM 43827, a single genomic window includes:
- the secG gene encoding preprotein translocase subunit SecG yields the protein MNTFLQILLIVSSLLLILLVLLHRGRGGGLSSLFGGGMQSSLSGSSVVEKNLDRLTLFVGAIWVIAIVGIGLIQKVA from the coding sequence ATGAACACTTTCCTGCAGATCCTCCTGATCGTGTCCAGCCTGCTGCTCATCCTGCTGGTGCTGCTGCACCGCGGTCGGGGCGGCGGTCTGTCTTCGCTGTTCGGTGGCGGTATGCAGTCGAGCCTGTCCGGTTCCAGCGTGGTGGAGAAGAACCTGGACCGCCTGACGCTGTTCGTCGGCGCGATCTGGGTGATCGCCATCGTGGGCATCGGCTTGATTCAGAAGGTCGCCTGA
- a CDS encoding phosphoglycerate kinase yields the protein MKTLGDLIAEGVSGRRVLVRADLNVPLDGSRITDDGRVRASVPTIKALVDAGARVLVAAHLGRPKGEPDPQFSLAPVAARLGELLGQTVEIGTETAGDGTVVLLENIRFDARETSKDAAEREALADELAAKADAFVSDGFGVVHRKQASVYDVAKKLPHYAGGLVLAEVEVLRKLTDDTRRPYVVVLGGAKVSDKLGVIENLLTKVDRLLVGGGMAYTFLKAQGHEVGKSLLQEDQIDKVKGFLAEAEKRGVELLLPVDFLAATGFSADADHTVVAFDEIPADRECLDIGPASRELFASKLADAKTVFWNGPMGVFEFEKFSGGTRAVAEALIASEAFTVVGGGDSAAAVRSLGLPEDGFSHISTGGGASLEYLEGKELPGVSVLEED from the coding sequence GTGAAGACTCTTGGCGACCTCATCGCCGAGGGTGTGTCGGGTCGGCGCGTCCTGGTGCGCGCCGACCTGAACGTCCCCCTCGACGGCAGCAGGATCACCGACGACGGCCGCGTCCGCGCGTCGGTGCCCACGATCAAGGCGCTCGTCGACGCGGGCGCCCGCGTCCTCGTGGCCGCGCACCTGGGCCGCCCCAAGGGCGAGCCCGACCCCCAGTTCTCCCTCGCCCCGGTCGCCGCGCGGCTGGGCGAGCTCCTCGGCCAGACCGTGGAGATCGGGACCGAGACCGCCGGTGACGGCACCGTGGTCCTGCTGGAGAACATCCGCTTCGACGCCCGCGAGACCAGCAAGGACGCCGCCGAGCGCGAGGCGCTGGCGGACGAGCTGGCCGCGAAGGCCGACGCGTTCGTGTCCGACGGCTTCGGCGTCGTGCACCGCAAGCAGGCCTCCGTGTACGACGTGGCCAAGAAGCTCCCGCACTACGCCGGTGGGCTCGTGCTGGCCGAGGTCGAGGTGCTGCGCAAGCTCACCGACGACACCCGGCGCCCCTACGTCGTCGTCCTCGGCGGCGCGAAGGTCTCGGACAAGCTCGGCGTCATCGAGAACCTGCTCACCAAGGTCGACCGGCTCCTGGTCGGCGGCGGCATGGCCTACACCTTCCTCAAGGCCCAGGGCCACGAGGTCGGCAAGTCGCTGCTCCAGGAAGACCAGATCGACAAGGTCAAGGGCTTCCTGGCGGAGGCGGAGAAGCGCGGCGTCGAGCTGCTGCTCCCCGTCGACTTCCTCGCCGCCACCGGCTTCTCCGCCGACGCCGACCACACCGTGGTCGCCTTCGACGAGATCCCGGCCGACCGCGAGTGCCTGGACATCGGCCCCGCCTCCCGCGAGCTGTTCGCCTCGAAGCTCGCCGACGCGAAGACCGTGTTCTGGAACGGCCCCATGGGCGTGTTCGAGTTCGAGAAGTTCTCCGGCGGCACCCGCGCGGTGGCCGAGGCGCTGATCGCCAGCGAGGCGTTCACCGTCGTCGGCGGCGGCGACTCCGCCGCCGCGGTCCGCTCCCTCGGCCTGCCCGAGGACGGCTTCTCGCACATCTCCACCGGCGGCGGCGCGTCGCTGGAGTACCTGGAGGGCAAGGAGCTCCCCGGCGTTTCCGTGCTGGAGGAGGACTGA
- a CDS encoding RNA polymerase-binding protein RbpA, with translation MAGGNAIRGTRVGAGPMGESERGESAPRRRVSYWCANAHESRPSFAVEADVPEMWDCPRCGLPAGRDEQAPPAPPRNEPYKTHLAYVKERRSDADGEAILEEALTKLRRQREEP, from the coding sequence ATGGCTGGTGGTAACGCGATTCGCGGTACCCGCGTCGGCGCAGGCCCGATGGGCGAGTCGGAGCGCGGCGAGTCCGCGCCCCGGCGTCGGGTGTCGTACTGGTGCGCCAACGCGCACGAGTCGCGCCCGTCGTTCGCGGTCGAAGCGGACGTCCCGGAGATGTGGGACTGTCCGCGGTGCGGTCTTCCGGCAGGCCGGGACGAGCAGGCGCCGCCTGCTCCCCCGCGCAACGAGCCGTACAAGACGCACCTCGCCTACGTGAAGGAGCGCCGCTCCGACGCGGACGGCGAGGCGATCCTCGAAGAGGCGCTCACCAAGCTGCGCAGGCAGCGCGAAGAGCCCTAG
- the tpiA gene encoding triose-phosphate isomerase has product MARTPLIAGNWKMNLNHLEAIALVQKIAFALPEKYYAKVEVAVLPPFTDIRSVQTLVDGDKLLLKYGAQDLSPHDSGAYTGDISGVMLAKLGCSYVTVGHSERRDYHGEDDATVNKKVKAALKHGITPIFCLGEKVDVREKGEHVAFCTDQLVAGLKGLTAEQVRGVVIAYEPVWAIGTGKVASAADAQEVCSALRVKLAEAYGEDVASEVRVLYGGSVKSGSVGELIAQKDVDGALVGGASLDGDEFSKLCALAAGGPLP; this is encoded by the coding sequence GTGGCGCGCACTCCGCTGATCGCGGGCAACTGGAAGATGAATCTGAACCACCTGGAGGCCATCGCCCTGGTGCAGAAGATCGCCTTCGCGCTGCCCGAGAAGTACTACGCCAAGGTCGAGGTGGCGGTGCTCCCGCCGTTCACCGACATCCGCAGCGTGCAGACCCTCGTCGACGGCGACAAGCTCCTGCTCAAGTACGGCGCGCAGGACCTGTCCCCGCACGACTCGGGCGCCTACACCGGCGACATCTCGGGCGTGATGCTCGCGAAGCTCGGCTGCTCCTACGTCACCGTGGGCCACTCCGAGCGGCGCGACTACCACGGCGAGGACGACGCGACCGTCAACAAGAAGGTCAAGGCCGCCCTCAAGCACGGGATCACCCCGATCTTCTGCCTCGGCGAGAAGGTCGACGTGCGGGAGAAGGGCGAGCACGTCGCCTTCTGCACCGACCAGCTCGTCGCCGGCCTCAAGGGCCTGACCGCCGAGCAGGTGCGCGGCGTCGTCATCGCCTACGAGCCCGTGTGGGCCATCGGCACCGGCAAGGTCGCCAGCGCGGCCGACGCGCAGGAGGTCTGCTCGGCGCTGCGGGTCAAGCTGGCCGAGGCGTACGGCGAGGACGTCGCGTCCGAGGTCCGGGTGCTCTACGGCGGCTCGGTGAAGTCCGGCAGCGTCGGCGAGCTGATCGCGCAGAAGGACGTCGACGGCGCCCTCGTGGGCGGCGCGAGCCTGGACGGCGACGAGTTCAGCAAGCTCTGCGCGCTCGCCGCGGGTGGTCCCCTACCCTGA